CACCTGTTGGAAAAGAAGTATTACCCCGATCTGCTGGTGTCTGGCGAAATCATCACCGAATTGAAGTCGGTCAAAGCGCTCAACGCCGAGCATGAGCGGCAGCTCATGAATTACATGCGGATCACCCGTAAGGCGGTGGGGTATTTGGTGAACTTCGGTCCGCTCGAAAAGTTGGAGTGGAAACGCTTCATCTTAAAAGAGTATATCCCGGAATCGGATTCTCATCAGTCATAGGCGATTGTACTCCATACCGGATGGGTCCGGCTTAGCCGGAAACCGCTTATCTTCGCTTATTGACGCTTATAATTTGGAACACTGGTTGGTTGGTTCTTCATCCTGGATGAGCGTATACCAAAATCGAGAAACGACTACTTATTCAGGTTTATTCGGTCGTACATCTATTCATCATAAGCGTTTATCAGCGCACATAAGCGGTCGCCAGCTCTGCTGGCTCGAGTTTATCTGGGACAGGTGAGACCCGGCGTAGCCGGGAACCGCTTATGTTCACTTATTGGCGCTTATTTTTGGTTCATCGTCATTTCCCGGGGAAAGCATGCTTAATCTTGAGGAAGAAGTATTCCGTATCCCTGAAGCCATAAGCGGTTCTTTTGATGACCTTGATCTTGTTGTTCATGCCCTCGAGCACGCTGGTGTTGAGTGGGTATTTGGCTGAGGCTATGATTCCACGGAGGTAGGGTCTGAGTTTATCAGCGAAGGCGAGCAGGGGTTTGATTTTGGACTCACGGCACATCCTCCACCATGTGCGCCAGCGTTTGAAGGCGCCCCAGATGCTTGAGCTTCGCCATAGTTCTTTGAGCTGTTCTTTCAGGACGTAGACTTGAGCCAAGGATTGGTTGGCATTCATCAGCTCTTCGAGCCTGACAAGTTCTTCTTCATTGAGGTTGTCCTTGTTCTTTAGAAGTAACCATCGGCTACGTTTGACCGCTCTGCGAGCCGACTTGTTCTGCCTTAGTTCATTGGCCTGATCCACGCGGACTCGGTCGATGACTTCACGGCCGTATTTGGCAACGACATGAAAAAGGTCGTAGACGACTTCCGCATTCGGGCAGTGCATCTTCACCTCCAGGTCAAAGGCGCTGTTCTGATCCATCGCGACCGCTTCGATTTGATCGCAGTGTTC
The nucleotide sequence above comes from Puniceicoccus vermicola. Encoded proteins:
- a CDS encoding GxxExxY protein; translation: MTIQNSEYLGSEGYALIGAAFEVHRELGGGMGEEIYQESFELELGFRSIEFTRKGEFQLYYKGHLLEKKYYPDLLVSGEIITELKSVKALNAEHERQLMNYMRITRKAVGYLVNFGPLEKLEWKRFILKEYIPESDSHQS
- a CDS encoding ISL3 family transposase → LPWHTVKRIDKARLVRELPEVDYGSLRTLVMDEFALHKGHRYASVVADADTRQVLWIGEGRSRESIRPFFESLGEHCDQIEAVAMDQNSAFDLEVKMHCPNAEVVYDLFHVVAKYGREVIDRVRVDQANELRQNKSARRAVKRSRWLLLKNKDNLNEEELVRLEELMNANQSLAQVYVLKEQLKELWRSSSIWGAFKRWRTWWRMCRESKIKPLLAFADKLRPYLRGIIASAKYPLNTSVLEGMNNKIKVIKRTAYGFRDTEYFFLKIKHAFPGK